One window of Sphingobacteriales bacterium genomic DNA carries:
- a CDS encoding 2,3,4,5-tetrahydropyridine-2,6-dicarboxylate N-succinyltransferase encodes MAMQQLIEQAWTDRTLLQQPETQAAIKHVIAALDKGELRVAQPDEFGQWSVNEWVKKAVILYFPIAQMQTMRAGELEFYDKIPLKQNYEQLGVRVVPHAIARYGAYVARGVIMMPSFVNIGAYVDSGTMVDTWATVGSCAQVGKNVHLSGGVGIGGVLEPVQASPVIIEDNCFIGSRCIVVEGVRIGAEAVLGANVVITQSTKIIDVSGNEPVEYRGYVPPASVVIPGAYTKQFPAGSYHVSCALIIGKRKESTDKKTSLNDALRDFNVAV; translated from the coding sequence ATTGCAATGCAACAACTGATAGAACAGGCATGGACAGACAGAACTTTATTACAACAACCTGAAACACAGGCAGCCATCAAACATGTGATTGCAGCTTTAGATAAAGGGGAGCTCAGAGTGGCTCAACCCGATGAGTTTGGGCAATGGAGTGTTAACGAATGGGTGAAGAAAGCAGTGATTTTATATTTTCCCATTGCTCAAATGCAAACAATGCGTGCGGGAGAGCTGGAGTTTTACGATAAAATTCCGCTCAAGCAAAATTACGAGCAACTTGGGGTAAGGGTAGTGCCTCATGCCATTGCAAGATACGGTGCTTATGTAGCAAGAGGGGTCATCATGATGCCATCTTTTGTCAATATCGGTGCTTATGTTGACAGTGGAACTATGGTTGATACCTGGGCAACGGTAGGCAGTTGTGCGCAGGTTGGGAAAAATGTGCACTTGAGTGGGGGAGTTGGAATTGGAGGGGTACTGGAACCCGTTCAGGCTAGTCCGGTCATTATTGAAGACAACTGTTTTATCGGATCGCGGTGTATTGTCGTAGAAGGGGTGAGGATAGGAGCCGAAGCTGTCCTCGGTGCCAATGTAGTTATTACTCAATCTACCAAAATCATAGATGTCAGCGGCAATGAGCCTGTAGAATACAGGGGGTATGTACCTCCTGCGTCCGTAGTGATTCCGGGGGCTTATACCAAACAATTTCCGGCCGGAAGCTATCATGTTTCATGTGCTCTTATTATCGGTAAACGCAAAGAGAGTACTGATAAAAAAACTTCACTGAATGATGCTTTAAGAGATTTTAATGTGGCTGTTTAA
- a CDS encoding metallophosphoesterase, whose amino-acid sequence MREVYVISDLHIGGEPAGSNELRGFQINTHTHQLANFINLLARKSDKSVELVINGDLVDFLAETPWTAFEKHLPNVLIKLNNIFRREAHVFNALKTFLQNSKHRLTLLLGNHDIELSLPPVRAILEKTIGATSANFRFLFDGEAYSIGNEVLIEHGNRYDSWNSVDDNRLRQFREKMSRNEKADSFIAPKGSELVEKIMNPMKVKYPFVDMLKPETGAAIPILLALEPQIRSKIDNLLRIYLSDMIPEGLGIRTISTGSKGSESVEENLVNKEMEKLFSDAELQEFLTATDALPNPAEEAEISSVDGTTEKTRSFRLVHSLWQLLTANNRQALYKRLPALLTALKSLQSPKTFDLDTETFPEYLQAATQLSENGFKYIIFGHTHLARRINLPNGGVYINSGTWADLMKFPTNILDHPDKHYALEQLERFIEEITGKDLIKHIIFKPTCVYIALDEQEHVTDIHLQTYDEQAMQLRWLA is encoded by the coding sequence ATGAGAGAGGTTTATGTGATTTCAGATTTACATATAGGAGGCGAACCTGCAGGCTCAAACGAGCTAAGAGGGTTTCAAATCAACACCCATACCCATCAGCTTGCAAATTTTATTAACCTGCTTGCCAGAAAATCAGATAAGTCTGTTGAGTTGGTCATCAATGGCGATCTGGTTGATTTCTTGGCCGAAACACCCTGGACGGCTTTTGAAAAGCATTTGCCCAATGTCTTAATCAAATTGAACAACATTTTCAGACGGGAGGCTCATGTGTTTAATGCACTAAAAACATTCCTTCAAAACTCAAAACATCGTTTGACTCTGCTATTGGGCAATCATGATATTGAACTGTCTTTGCCCCCCGTAAGAGCGATTTTGGAAAAAACGATAGGGGCAACATCTGCCAATTTCAGATTTTTATTTGATGGCGAAGCCTACTCCATCGGAAACGAAGTTTTAATTGAACATGGCAATCGCTACGATTCATGGAACAGTGTGGACGACAATCGTCTCCGGCAGTTTCGTGAAAAAATGTCGCGAAATGAAAAAGCAGATAGTTTTATTGCACCCAAAGGCAGCGAATTGGTTGAAAAAATTATGAACCCCATGAAGGTGAAATATCCTTTTGTTGATATGCTCAAACCGGAAACCGGAGCGGCTATTCCTATTCTACTGGCATTAGAGCCTCAAATCAGAAGTAAAATAGACAATTTGTTGCGCATCTACCTGAGCGACATGATCCCTGAAGGCTTGGGAATTCGCACTATCTCAACCGGAAGTAAAGGCAGCGAGTCTGTGGAGGAAAATCTGGTGAACAAAGAAATGGAAAAACTATTTAGTGATGCCGAATTACAAGAATTTTTAACCGCTACCGATGCCCTTCCTAACCCGGCCGAAGAAGCCGAAATATCAAGTGTTGACGGAACCACAGAAAAGACCCGCAGTTTTAGGTTGGTTCATAGCCTTTGGCAACTGTTGACTGCAAATAACAGACAAGCACTATACAAAAGGCTGCCTGCGCTACTCACTGCTTTAAAATCGCTTCAAAGCCCTAAAACTTTTGACCTGGATACCGAAACCTTTCCTGAATATTTACAAGCCGCTACTCAATTGTCTGAAAATGGGTTTAAGTATATTATTTTCGGACATACTCATCTTGCCAGAAGAATTAACCTGCCCAATGGGGGGGTCTATATTAACTCGGGTACCTGGGCAGATTTAATGAAGTTCCCAACAAACATTTTAGACCACCCCGACAAACATTATGCCTTAGAACAATTAGAAAGATTTATCGAAGAAATTACCGGTAAAGATTTAATCAAACACATCATTTTTAAGCCTACCTGCGTTTACATTGCTTTGGACGAACAAGAACACGTAACGGACATACACTTACAAACTTATGATGAACAGGCTATGCAACTCCGTTGGCTTGCCTGA
- the dprA gene encoding DNA-protecting protein DprA gives MLPDNLIYQIALTLIPKVGSYTAKTLISYCGGVNEIFKMPKSKLLKIPNIGEKIASSITDFKEALKKAEKEIEFIQKHGIRPMFYLDKDYPYRLKSIQDAPIMLYYKGNANLNQDRIISIVGTRKATDYGKKICNRLIEELAGHQVVVVSGLAYGIDHAAHQACLQHQVPTLGVLAHGLDRIYPPAHQKLASAMLENGGLITEYISKTKPDKVNFPNRNRIIAGISDATVVVETRQTGGSMITAQIANSYNRSVFAFPGRTTDLFSSGCNYLVKKNLANLVEYAKDITDNMMWPDSSQKAESTQKQMFVELEPDEELIVNTLKKADNNELHLENLWAQTQLSPGMTAAALISLEFKGLVRPYPGKIYRLC, from the coding sequence TTGTTACCTGACAACCTAATTTATCAAATTGCACTGACACTAATACCCAAAGTAGGTAGTTATACTGCGAAAACATTGATAAGCTATTGCGGAGGGGTGAATGAGATTTTTAAAATGCCCAAATCCAAGTTGTTGAAAATTCCCAATATAGGTGAGAAAATTGCCAGTTCAATTACCGACTTCAAAGAAGCCCTGAAAAAAGCCGAAAAGGAAATTGAATTTATTCAAAAACATGGAATCCGTCCGATGTTTTATTTAGATAAGGATTATCCGTATCGGTTAAAGTCCATTCAGGATGCCCCAATTATGTTGTATTATAAAGGCAATGCCAACCTAAACCAGGATCGGATAATTAGTATAGTCGGAACTCGCAAAGCTACCGATTACGGTAAAAAAATATGCAACAGACTGATTGAGGAATTAGCCGGTCATCAGGTTGTTGTTGTTAGTGGGTTGGCATATGGAATAGACCATGCAGCGCATCAGGCTTGTTTGCAACATCAGGTACCGACCCTGGGCGTTTTAGCCCATGGATTGGATCGTATTTACCCGCCTGCGCATCAAAAGCTGGCAAGTGCTATGTTGGAAAATGGCGGACTGATTACCGAATATATAAGTAAAACTAAACCTGATAAAGTCAATTTCCCAAACAGAAACCGCATCATTGCAGGGATTTCTGATGCTACTGTTGTTGTGGAAACAAGACAAACCGGCGGCAGCATGATCACAGCCCAAATTGCCAACTCATATAATCGAAGCGTTTTTGCTTTTCCGGGCAGGACTACCGATTTATTTTCAAGTGGATGTAATTATCTGGTTAAAAAAAATCTGGCTAATTTAGTTGAATATGCCAAAGACATCACCGACAACATGATGTGGCCAGATTCTTCTCAAAAAGCAGAATCAACGCAAAAGCAAATGTTTGTAGAACTGGAACCTGATGAAGAACTGATTGTCAATACACTAAAAAAGGCCGACAACAACGAACTGCATCTCGAAAATCTGTGGGCACAGACTCAACTCAGCCCGGGGATGACTGCTGCTGCTTTAATTTCGCTCGAATTTAAGGGTTTGGTTCGTCCTTATCCGGGTAAAATATACAGGCTATGTTAA
- a CDS encoding ComF family protein, translating to MYLAEWLQDVLNLFFPQSCACCGKKLCKSETILCVFCEYNLPQTNAHLFHDSPLAMLFWGRIRVSNVAALYIFQKGGRVQRLIHQFKYQGKKEIGEKAGRLFGQFLAQSETIRTADLIVPVPLHPKKKKKRGYNQSDYFAKGLSESLGIPWSDNVVQRLINSSSQTRRKSRYERWENVRDIFKVGNPELIRQKHVLLVDDVITTGSTMEACASALFSAGSAQISAVGMAHSH from the coding sequence ATGTATTTAGCTGAATGGTTACAAGATGTTTTAAACTTGTTTTTTCCGCAGTCTTGTGCTTGCTGTGGTAAGAAACTATGTAAAAGCGAGACCATTCTTTGTGTTTTTTGTGAATACAACCTGCCTCAAACCAACGCTCATTTATTTCACGACAGCCCGCTTGCAATGCTTTTTTGGGGTCGTATCCGCGTATCTAATGTTGCTGCCTTATATATATTCCAAAAAGGAGGTCGGGTACAGCGGCTCATCCACCAGTTTAAATATCAGGGGAAAAAAGAAATCGGGGAAAAAGCCGGCCGGTTGTTTGGACAGTTTTTGGCGCAATCGGAAACAATCAGGACTGCAGATTTAATTGTTCCAGTACCACTGCATCCCAAGAAGAAAAAAAAGCGCGGATATAACCAAAGTGATTATTTTGCAAAGGGATTGTCCGAAAGCCTGGGTATCCCATGGTCAGATAATGTGGTGCAGAGACTCATAAATTCCTCCTCACAAACCCGGCGAAAATCGAGATATGAGCGTTGGGAGAATGTCAGAGATATTTTCAAGGTGGGTAATCCCGAGTTAATCAGACAAAAGCATGTGTTGCTGGTAGATGACGTAATTACTACCGGATCAACGATGGAAGCCTGTGCTTCAGCGCTGTTTTCTGCCGGAAGCGCACAAATCAGTGCAGTAGGCATGGCTCATTCACATTAA